The Salvelinus sp. IW2-2015 linkage group LG6.2, ASM291031v2, whole genome shotgun sequence genome window below encodes:
- the LOC111965926 gene encoding integrin alpha-6 isoform X2 has protein sequence MTIQWWGLLLDMWFLLSCLPFHISAFNLDTDTKHVLRKNGDPGSLFGFSLALHQQLNPVNKKLLLVGAPRAKSLTKAEVTGGIYQCELTTDSKSCERVKLDNNEFVKSSDVKDQWMGVRVTSQGPGQSVMTCAHRYQEWSTNPDTPNLVFGQCYILGEDLHKSDAHRIWRRVICDDRKHIKDKPKNPDWFGYCQQGHSAAFAKDNTSLLFGGPGAYQWKGIVRMESLDNLEVSNEEPRETGDVDRLDRDLIPLLNNSYLGFSIDSGMALTKKGQLTIVSGAPRGGFSGEVAFLKRDPLAERSLSVENILKGPGLASSFGYDIAVVDLNADGWDDLAVGAPEFFLKEGVVGGAVYIYINNRGRQWEKIEPVRLDGNKDSMFGLAVESIGDVNQDGYEDIAVGAPYDGVGRVYLYYGSSGGIHKKTAQIITAESYNIRQFGFSLTGKIDMDDNHYPDLAVGSLSDSIFVYRARPVVNIREDLRITPSTINMAAEHCDKHKCTFKARACFTYTAQPPSYNPRLTVNYAFEADAEARKQRRSSRMQFLFQSQGVLELAGQGKEKCTETQLKLLGDIKDRLHSIPISVSVSLLNDSKTESKSLLPALTPILSIYEQSTATSEVIFINKGCGSDNICQSNLELQYRFCSRPKLLGQDVFTPLPSERGIPVISAGDEDIALEVNVTNRDGDDAHQSHLIIKLPDSLSFSSLYFNHISEVLVKCNPNDNGTLTDCELGNPFKRDAEVTFYVILSTSRISLSTTDVNVTLQLETTSVQKIQASEAKAKVVFELHLQVFGLARPSQVSFGGAVKGESAMKSEDDIGTLVEYEFRIWNLGRPLKSFANASLNIYWPKENAVGKWLLYLVQIHSEGIQNVPCSPLKEISPVQHIKGSRDISRKRRDAHQEAFSSEDGFSFLSKKRKYKTLTCSEELKCVEIRCPLLGLDSTAVVFLQARLWNSTFLEDYSSLNYLDIVLDATLSLTDSEENIGLRKTEKSGTQVRLTVFPERKAAIWAKVAWWVIFLSVMCIKYPVAKKYHVMHKNTEERHPIRGDSSLGPTA, from the exons ATGACAATTCAATGGTGGGGCCTCCTACTGGATATGTGGTTTCTTTTGTCCTGCCTACCATTTCACATCTCAGCTTTCAATCTGGACACGGACACAAAGCATGTTCTGAGGAAAAATGGTGATCCCGGAAGCCTGTTTGGATTCTCCCTGGCACTGCACCAACAACTGAATCCTGTCAATAAGAAACT ATTGCTGGTTGGAGCACCACGCGCCAAGTCATTGACCAAAGCTGAAGTTACGGGAGGAATCTACCAGTGTGAGCTCACCACTGATTCTAAGAGCTGTGAGCGTGTCAAGCTCGACAACAATG AGTTTGTTAAAAGCAGTGATGTCAAAGACCAATGGATGGGTGTACGAGTGACAAGCCAAGGCCCTGGTCAAAGCGTGATG ACCTGCGCACATCGATACCAGGAGTGGAGCACCAATCCTGACACCCCTAACCTCGTATTCGGTCAGTGCTATATCCTGGGGGAGGATCTCCACAAGAGTGATGCCCATAGAATCTGGAGGAGGGTGATCTGTGATGACAGAAAACACATCAAGGATAAGCCTAAGAATCCTGATTGGTTCGGATACTGTCAACAAGGTCATTCTGCCGCCTTCGCCAAGGACAACACATCTCTGCTGTTTGGGGGCCCCGGAGCTTACCAGTGGAAAG GAATTGTGAGAATGGAGTCCCTAGACAACCTTGAAGTGTCAAATGAAGAGCCCCGTGAAACTGGGGATGTGGACAGACTTGACCGTGACCTCATCCCTCTCCTTAACAACAGTTATCTAG GGTTCTCAATCGACTCTGGAATGGCCCTCACCAAGAAGGGCCAGCTGACTATAGTGTCTGGGGCACCACGAGGCGGTTTCAGTGGGGAGGTGGCATTTCTGAAGAGAGACCCATTGGCTGAAAGAAGTCTATCTGTGGAAAACATTCTTAAAGGCCCAGGCCTGGCCTCCTCCTTTGGCTACGACATAGCCGTGGTGGACCTCAACGCTGATGG GTGGGACGACCTTGCTGTGGGGGCACCCGAGTTTTTCTTAAAAGAAGGGGTGGTCGGAGGGGCAGTGTACATCTACATCAACAACAGGGGAAGACAGTGGGAGAAGATTGAGCCTGTCCGTCTGGATGGGAACAAAGACTCCATGTTCGGTCTCGCAGTTGAGAGCATTGGAGACGTCAATCAGGACGGTTATGAAG ATATTGCTGTGGGGGCTCCCTATGATGGTGTAGGTCGAGTGTACCTTTACTATGGCTCCTCAGGTGGAATCCACAAAAAGACAGCACAG ATTATAACAGCAGAATCGTATAATATAAGACAATTTGGATTTTCTCTGACTGGCAAAATAGACATGGATGACAATCATTACCCTGACTTGGCTGTTGGATCACTCTCAGATTCCATATTTGTCTACAG GGCAAGGCCAGTAGTCAATATCAGAGAGGACTTACGAATCACCCCAAGTACAATCAATATGGCGGCAGAGCACTGTGACAAACACAAATG TACTTTCAAGGCACGGGCATGCTTTACCTACACAGCACAGCCGCCATCCTACAACCCCAGACTGA CTGTCAATTATGCCTTCGAGGCTGACGCTGAGGCGAGGAAACAGAGGCGTTCCTCCAGGATGCAGTTTCTGTTTCAGTCCCAGGGAGTCCTGGAGCTAGCAGGGCAGGGCAAAGAGAAGTGCACTGAGACCCAACTCAAGCTATTG GGTGATATCAAGGACAGACTGCACAGCAtccccatctctgtctctgtgtccttaCTGAATGACAgtaagacagagagcaagagtCTCCTGCCTGCACTAACTCCAATACTCAGCATCTATGAGCAGAGTACAGCCACCTCAGag GTTATCTTCATAAATAAAGGTTGTGGGAGTGATAACATTTGCCAAAGTAACTTGGAGCTACAGTACAGGTTCTGTTCCAGACCAAAACTACTGGGTCAAGATGTATTCACCCCACTGCCCAG TGAAAGAGGTATTCCAGTAATCTCTGCTGGAGATGAGGACATAGCTTTGGAGGTCAATGTGACCAATAGGGATGGTGATGATGCCCATCAGAGTCATCTGATCATCAAACTCCCTGACTCTCTTTCATTCTCATCATTATACTTCAACCACATTTCA GAAGTACTAGTGAAGTGCAACCCCAATGACAATGGTACACTGACAGACTGTGAACTGGGAAACCCATTCAAAAGAGATGCTGAA GTTACTTTCTATGTAATATTGTCCACGTCCCGCATCTCTCTGAGCACAACTGATGTAAATGTTACCTTGCAGCTTGAAAC GACAAGTGTGCAGAAGATACAAGCAAGTGAAGCAAAGGCCAAAGTAGTTTTTGAGCTGCACCTACAAGTATTTGG ACTGGCCAGGCCCTCCCAGGTCAGCTTTGGAGGAGCTGTAAAGGGAGAGAGCGCCATGAAATCAGAGGACGATATTGGAACTCTTGTGGAGTATGAATTCAGG ATATGGAATTTGGGCAGGCCACTGAAATCCTTTGCCAATGCGTCGCTGAATATCTACTGGCCCAAGGAGAAcgcagtggggaaatggctgctgTACCTGGTGCAGATCCACAGTGAAGGCATACAGAATGTTCCCTGCTCTCCGCTAAAGGAGATCAGTCCAGTCCAACATATTAAG GGCTCTCGTGATATTTCAAGAAAAAGACGAGATGCTCATCAGGAAGCGTTCTCATCTGAGGATGGATTCTCCTTCCtgtcaaagaaaagaaaatataaaACTCTG ACATGTTCAGAAGAGTTGAAATGTGTAGAGATACGGTGCCCTCTGCTGGGTTTGGACAGTACTGCAGTTGTGTTTCTTCAAGCTCGCCTTTGGAACAGTACTTTCCTTGAG GACTACAGTTCATTAAACTACCTGGACATTGTGCTGGATGCCACTCTCAGCTTGACAGACTCTGAAGAGAATATTGGGCTAAGGAAGACTGAGAAATCTGGAACCCAG GTGAGGCTGACAGTGTTCCCTGAGAGGAAGGCTGCCATCTGGGCTAAGGTCGCCTGGTGGGTCATCTTCCTCTCAGTAATG TGCATCAAGTACCCTGTGGCTAAGAAGTACCACGTCATGCATAAGAACACAGAGGAACGTCACCCCATTAGAGGAGACTCATCTTTGGGTCCAACTGCATAG
- the LOC111965926 gene encoding integrin alpha-6 isoform X3 translates to MTIQWWGLLLDMWFLLSCLPFHISAFNLDTDTKHVLRKNGDPGSLFGFSLALHQQLNPVNKKLLLVGAPRAKSLTKAEVTGGIYQCELTTDSKSCERVKLDNNEFVKSSDVKDQWMGVRVTSQGPGQSVMTCAHRYQEWSTNPDTPNLVFGQCYILGEDLHKSDAHRIWRRVICDDRKHIKDKPKNPDWFGYCQQGHSAAFAKDNTSLLFGGPGAYQWKGIVRMESLDNLEVSNEEPRETGDVDRLDRDLIPLLNNSYLGFSIDSGMALTKKGQLTIVSGAPRGGFSGEVAFLKRDPLAERSLSVENILKGPGLASSFGYDIAVVDLNADGWDDLAVGAPEFFLKEGVVGGAVYIYINNRGRQWEKIEPVRLDGNKDSMFGLAVESIGDVNQDGYEDIAVGAPYDGVGRVYLYYGSSGGIHKKTAQIITAESYNIRQFGFSLTGKIDMDDNHYPDLAVGSLSDSIFVYRARPVVNIREDLRITPSTINMAAEHCDKHKCTFKARACFTYTAQPPSYNPRLTVNYAFEADAEARKQRRSSRMQFLFQSQGVLELAGQGKEKCTETQLKLLGDIKDRLHSIPISVSVSLLNDSKTESKSLLPALTPILSIYEQSTATSEVIFINKGCGSDNICQSNLELQYRFCSRPKLLGQDVFTPLPSERGIPVISAGDEDIALEVNVTNRDGDDAHQSHLIIKLPDSLSFSSLYFNHISEVLVKCNPNDNGTLTDCELGNPFKRDAEVTFYVILSTSRISLSTTDVNVTLQLETTSVQKIQASEAKAKVVFELHLQVFGLARPSQVSFGGAVKGESAMKSEDDIGTLVEYEFRIWNLGRPLKSFANASLNIYWPKENAVGKWLLYLVQIHSEGIQNVPCSPLKEISPVQHIKGSRDISRKRRDAHQEAFSSEDGFSFLSKKRKYKTLDYSSLNYLDIVLDATLSLTDSEENIGLRKTEKSGTQVRLTVFPERKAAIWAKVAWWVIFLSVMVGLLLLSLLGFLLWKCIKYPVAKKYHVMHKNTEERHPIRGDSSLGPTA, encoded by the exons ATGACAATTCAATGGTGGGGCCTCCTACTGGATATGTGGTTTCTTTTGTCCTGCCTACCATTTCACATCTCAGCTTTCAATCTGGACACGGACACAAAGCATGTTCTGAGGAAAAATGGTGATCCCGGAAGCCTGTTTGGATTCTCCCTGGCACTGCACCAACAACTGAATCCTGTCAATAAGAAACT ATTGCTGGTTGGAGCACCACGCGCCAAGTCATTGACCAAAGCTGAAGTTACGGGAGGAATCTACCAGTGTGAGCTCACCACTGATTCTAAGAGCTGTGAGCGTGTCAAGCTCGACAACAATG AGTTTGTTAAAAGCAGTGATGTCAAAGACCAATGGATGGGTGTACGAGTGACAAGCCAAGGCCCTGGTCAAAGCGTGATG ACCTGCGCACATCGATACCAGGAGTGGAGCACCAATCCTGACACCCCTAACCTCGTATTCGGTCAGTGCTATATCCTGGGGGAGGATCTCCACAAGAGTGATGCCCATAGAATCTGGAGGAGGGTGATCTGTGATGACAGAAAACACATCAAGGATAAGCCTAAGAATCCTGATTGGTTCGGATACTGTCAACAAGGTCATTCTGCCGCCTTCGCCAAGGACAACACATCTCTGCTGTTTGGGGGCCCCGGAGCTTACCAGTGGAAAG GAATTGTGAGAATGGAGTCCCTAGACAACCTTGAAGTGTCAAATGAAGAGCCCCGTGAAACTGGGGATGTGGACAGACTTGACCGTGACCTCATCCCTCTCCTTAACAACAGTTATCTAG GGTTCTCAATCGACTCTGGAATGGCCCTCACCAAGAAGGGCCAGCTGACTATAGTGTCTGGGGCACCACGAGGCGGTTTCAGTGGGGAGGTGGCATTTCTGAAGAGAGACCCATTGGCTGAAAGAAGTCTATCTGTGGAAAACATTCTTAAAGGCCCAGGCCTGGCCTCCTCCTTTGGCTACGACATAGCCGTGGTGGACCTCAACGCTGATGG GTGGGACGACCTTGCTGTGGGGGCACCCGAGTTTTTCTTAAAAGAAGGGGTGGTCGGAGGGGCAGTGTACATCTACATCAACAACAGGGGAAGACAGTGGGAGAAGATTGAGCCTGTCCGTCTGGATGGGAACAAAGACTCCATGTTCGGTCTCGCAGTTGAGAGCATTGGAGACGTCAATCAGGACGGTTATGAAG ATATTGCTGTGGGGGCTCCCTATGATGGTGTAGGTCGAGTGTACCTTTACTATGGCTCCTCAGGTGGAATCCACAAAAAGACAGCACAG ATTATAACAGCAGAATCGTATAATATAAGACAATTTGGATTTTCTCTGACTGGCAAAATAGACATGGATGACAATCATTACCCTGACTTGGCTGTTGGATCACTCTCAGATTCCATATTTGTCTACAG GGCAAGGCCAGTAGTCAATATCAGAGAGGACTTACGAATCACCCCAAGTACAATCAATATGGCGGCAGAGCACTGTGACAAACACAAATG TACTTTCAAGGCACGGGCATGCTTTACCTACACAGCACAGCCGCCATCCTACAACCCCAGACTGA CTGTCAATTATGCCTTCGAGGCTGACGCTGAGGCGAGGAAACAGAGGCGTTCCTCCAGGATGCAGTTTCTGTTTCAGTCCCAGGGAGTCCTGGAGCTAGCAGGGCAGGGCAAAGAGAAGTGCACTGAGACCCAACTCAAGCTATTG GGTGATATCAAGGACAGACTGCACAGCAtccccatctctgtctctgtgtccttaCTGAATGACAgtaagacagagagcaagagtCTCCTGCCTGCACTAACTCCAATACTCAGCATCTATGAGCAGAGTACAGCCACCTCAGag GTTATCTTCATAAATAAAGGTTGTGGGAGTGATAACATTTGCCAAAGTAACTTGGAGCTACAGTACAGGTTCTGTTCCAGACCAAAACTACTGGGTCAAGATGTATTCACCCCACTGCCCAG TGAAAGAGGTATTCCAGTAATCTCTGCTGGAGATGAGGACATAGCTTTGGAGGTCAATGTGACCAATAGGGATGGTGATGATGCCCATCAGAGTCATCTGATCATCAAACTCCCTGACTCTCTTTCATTCTCATCATTATACTTCAACCACATTTCA GAAGTACTAGTGAAGTGCAACCCCAATGACAATGGTACACTGACAGACTGTGAACTGGGAAACCCATTCAAAAGAGATGCTGAA GTTACTTTCTATGTAATATTGTCCACGTCCCGCATCTCTCTGAGCACAACTGATGTAAATGTTACCTTGCAGCTTGAAAC GACAAGTGTGCAGAAGATACAAGCAAGTGAAGCAAAGGCCAAAGTAGTTTTTGAGCTGCACCTACAAGTATTTGG ACTGGCCAGGCCCTCCCAGGTCAGCTTTGGAGGAGCTGTAAAGGGAGAGAGCGCCATGAAATCAGAGGACGATATTGGAACTCTTGTGGAGTATGAATTCAGG ATATGGAATTTGGGCAGGCCACTGAAATCCTTTGCCAATGCGTCGCTGAATATCTACTGGCCCAAGGAGAAcgcagtggggaaatggctgctgTACCTGGTGCAGATCCACAGTGAAGGCATACAGAATGTTCCCTGCTCTCCGCTAAAGGAGATCAGTCCAGTCCAACATATTAAG GGCTCTCGTGATATTTCAAGAAAAAGACGAGATGCTCATCAGGAAGCGTTCTCATCTGAGGATGGATTCTCCTTCCtgtcaaagaaaagaaaatataaaACTCTG GACTACAGTTCATTAAACTACCTGGACATTGTGCTGGATGCCACTCTCAGCTTGACAGACTCTGAAGAGAATATTGGGCTAAGGAAGACTGAGAAATCTGGAACCCAG GTGAGGCTGACAGTGTTCCCTGAGAGGAAGGCTGCCATCTGGGCTAAGGTCGCCTGGTGGGTCATCTTCCTCTCAGTAATGGTAGGACTGCTACTTCTGTCTCTGCTCGGCTTTCTGCTGTGGAAG TGCATCAAGTACCCTGTGGCTAAGAAGTACCACGTCATGCATAAGAACACAGAGGAACGTCACCCCATTAGAGGAGACTCATCTTTGGGTCCAACTGCATAG
- the LOC111965926 gene encoding integrin alpha-6 isoform X1 → MTIQWWGLLLDMWFLLSCLPFHISAFNLDTDTKHVLRKNGDPGSLFGFSLALHQQLNPVNKKLLLVGAPRAKSLTKAEVTGGIYQCELTTDSKSCERVKLDNNEFVKSSDVKDQWMGVRVTSQGPGQSVMTCAHRYQEWSTNPDTPNLVFGQCYILGEDLHKSDAHRIWRRVICDDRKHIKDKPKNPDWFGYCQQGHSAAFAKDNTSLLFGGPGAYQWKGIVRMESLDNLEVSNEEPRETGDVDRLDRDLIPLLNNSYLGFSIDSGMALTKKGQLTIVSGAPRGGFSGEVAFLKRDPLAERSLSVENILKGPGLASSFGYDIAVVDLNADGWDDLAVGAPEFFLKEGVVGGAVYIYINNRGRQWEKIEPVRLDGNKDSMFGLAVESIGDVNQDGYEDIAVGAPYDGVGRVYLYYGSSGGIHKKTAQIITAESYNIRQFGFSLTGKIDMDDNHYPDLAVGSLSDSIFVYRARPVVNIREDLRITPSTINMAAEHCDKHKCTFKARACFTYTAQPPSYNPRLTVNYAFEADAEARKQRRSSRMQFLFQSQGVLELAGQGKEKCTETQLKLLGDIKDRLHSIPISVSVSLLNDSKTESKSLLPALTPILSIYEQSTATSEVIFINKGCGSDNICQSNLELQYRFCSRPKLLGQDVFTPLPSERGIPVISAGDEDIALEVNVTNRDGDDAHQSHLIIKLPDSLSFSSLYFNHISEVLVKCNPNDNGTLTDCELGNPFKRDAEVTFYVILSTSRISLSTTDVNVTLQLETTSVQKIQASEAKAKVVFELHLQVFGLARPSQVSFGGAVKGESAMKSEDDIGTLVEYEFRIWNLGRPLKSFANASLNIYWPKENAVGKWLLYLVQIHSEGIQNVPCSPLKEISPVQHIKGSRDISRKRRDAHQEAFSSEDGFSFLSKKRKYKTLTCSEELKCVEIRCPLLGLDSTAVVFLQARLWNSTFLEDYSSLNYLDIVLDATLSLTDSEENIGLRKTEKSGTQVRLTVFPERKAAIWAKVAWWVIFLSVMVGLLLLSLLGFLLWKCIKYPVAKKYHVMHKNTEERHPIRGDSSLGPTA, encoded by the exons ATGACAATTCAATGGTGGGGCCTCCTACTGGATATGTGGTTTCTTTTGTCCTGCCTACCATTTCACATCTCAGCTTTCAATCTGGACACGGACACAAAGCATGTTCTGAGGAAAAATGGTGATCCCGGAAGCCTGTTTGGATTCTCCCTGGCACTGCACCAACAACTGAATCCTGTCAATAAGAAACT ATTGCTGGTTGGAGCACCACGCGCCAAGTCATTGACCAAAGCTGAAGTTACGGGAGGAATCTACCAGTGTGAGCTCACCACTGATTCTAAGAGCTGTGAGCGTGTCAAGCTCGACAACAATG AGTTTGTTAAAAGCAGTGATGTCAAAGACCAATGGATGGGTGTACGAGTGACAAGCCAAGGCCCTGGTCAAAGCGTGATG ACCTGCGCACATCGATACCAGGAGTGGAGCACCAATCCTGACACCCCTAACCTCGTATTCGGTCAGTGCTATATCCTGGGGGAGGATCTCCACAAGAGTGATGCCCATAGAATCTGGAGGAGGGTGATCTGTGATGACAGAAAACACATCAAGGATAAGCCTAAGAATCCTGATTGGTTCGGATACTGTCAACAAGGTCATTCTGCCGCCTTCGCCAAGGACAACACATCTCTGCTGTTTGGGGGCCCCGGAGCTTACCAGTGGAAAG GAATTGTGAGAATGGAGTCCCTAGACAACCTTGAAGTGTCAAATGAAGAGCCCCGTGAAACTGGGGATGTGGACAGACTTGACCGTGACCTCATCCCTCTCCTTAACAACAGTTATCTAG GGTTCTCAATCGACTCTGGAATGGCCCTCACCAAGAAGGGCCAGCTGACTATAGTGTCTGGGGCACCACGAGGCGGTTTCAGTGGGGAGGTGGCATTTCTGAAGAGAGACCCATTGGCTGAAAGAAGTCTATCTGTGGAAAACATTCTTAAAGGCCCAGGCCTGGCCTCCTCCTTTGGCTACGACATAGCCGTGGTGGACCTCAACGCTGATGG GTGGGACGACCTTGCTGTGGGGGCACCCGAGTTTTTCTTAAAAGAAGGGGTGGTCGGAGGGGCAGTGTACATCTACATCAACAACAGGGGAAGACAGTGGGAGAAGATTGAGCCTGTCCGTCTGGATGGGAACAAAGACTCCATGTTCGGTCTCGCAGTTGAGAGCATTGGAGACGTCAATCAGGACGGTTATGAAG ATATTGCTGTGGGGGCTCCCTATGATGGTGTAGGTCGAGTGTACCTTTACTATGGCTCCTCAGGTGGAATCCACAAAAAGACAGCACAG ATTATAACAGCAGAATCGTATAATATAAGACAATTTGGATTTTCTCTGACTGGCAAAATAGACATGGATGACAATCATTACCCTGACTTGGCTGTTGGATCACTCTCAGATTCCATATTTGTCTACAG GGCAAGGCCAGTAGTCAATATCAGAGAGGACTTACGAATCACCCCAAGTACAATCAATATGGCGGCAGAGCACTGTGACAAACACAAATG TACTTTCAAGGCACGGGCATGCTTTACCTACACAGCACAGCCGCCATCCTACAACCCCAGACTGA CTGTCAATTATGCCTTCGAGGCTGACGCTGAGGCGAGGAAACAGAGGCGTTCCTCCAGGATGCAGTTTCTGTTTCAGTCCCAGGGAGTCCTGGAGCTAGCAGGGCAGGGCAAAGAGAAGTGCACTGAGACCCAACTCAAGCTATTG GGTGATATCAAGGACAGACTGCACAGCAtccccatctctgtctctgtgtccttaCTGAATGACAgtaagacagagagcaagagtCTCCTGCCTGCACTAACTCCAATACTCAGCATCTATGAGCAGAGTACAGCCACCTCAGag GTTATCTTCATAAATAAAGGTTGTGGGAGTGATAACATTTGCCAAAGTAACTTGGAGCTACAGTACAGGTTCTGTTCCAGACCAAAACTACTGGGTCAAGATGTATTCACCCCACTGCCCAG TGAAAGAGGTATTCCAGTAATCTCTGCTGGAGATGAGGACATAGCTTTGGAGGTCAATGTGACCAATAGGGATGGTGATGATGCCCATCAGAGTCATCTGATCATCAAACTCCCTGACTCTCTTTCATTCTCATCATTATACTTCAACCACATTTCA GAAGTACTAGTGAAGTGCAACCCCAATGACAATGGTACACTGACAGACTGTGAACTGGGAAACCCATTCAAAAGAGATGCTGAA GTTACTTTCTATGTAATATTGTCCACGTCCCGCATCTCTCTGAGCACAACTGATGTAAATGTTACCTTGCAGCTTGAAAC GACAAGTGTGCAGAAGATACAAGCAAGTGAAGCAAAGGCCAAAGTAGTTTTTGAGCTGCACCTACAAGTATTTGG ACTGGCCAGGCCCTCCCAGGTCAGCTTTGGAGGAGCTGTAAAGGGAGAGAGCGCCATGAAATCAGAGGACGATATTGGAACTCTTGTGGAGTATGAATTCAGG ATATGGAATTTGGGCAGGCCACTGAAATCCTTTGCCAATGCGTCGCTGAATATCTACTGGCCCAAGGAGAAcgcagtggggaaatggctgctgTACCTGGTGCAGATCCACAGTGAAGGCATACAGAATGTTCCCTGCTCTCCGCTAAAGGAGATCAGTCCAGTCCAACATATTAAG GGCTCTCGTGATATTTCAAGAAAAAGACGAGATGCTCATCAGGAAGCGTTCTCATCTGAGGATGGATTCTCCTTCCtgtcaaagaaaagaaaatataaaACTCTG ACATGTTCAGAAGAGTTGAAATGTGTAGAGATACGGTGCCCTCTGCTGGGTTTGGACAGTACTGCAGTTGTGTTTCTTCAAGCTCGCCTTTGGAACAGTACTTTCCTTGAG GACTACAGTTCATTAAACTACCTGGACATTGTGCTGGATGCCACTCTCAGCTTGACAGACTCTGAAGAGAATATTGGGCTAAGGAAGACTGAGAAATCTGGAACCCAG GTGAGGCTGACAGTGTTCCCTGAGAGGAAGGCTGCCATCTGGGCTAAGGTCGCCTGGTGGGTCATCTTCCTCTCAGTAATGGTAGGACTGCTACTTCTGTCTCTGCTCGGCTTTCTGCTGTGGAAG TGCATCAAGTACCCTGTGGCTAAGAAGTACCACGTCATGCATAAGAACACAGAGGAACGTCACCCCATTAGAGGAGACTCATCTTTGGGTCCAACTGCATAG